In Terriglobales bacterium, the genomic stretch GAGCTTGACGATGCGCGTCATGTCCACTTTGAACACCGTGTGGACGTGCGCACTGGTGTGCTTCGATTCCGCCATGCGCTGGGCGATGATGGAGCGCATCTTCGTCATGGGCACGAGGTCGCCCGGAGTCGGAGGAGGTAGCGCCGGAGCCGGAGCTGCGGCCACCTGGGAAGGAACCACGGAGGGGGCGGTCGGACGCGGAGTCTGGGCTGCGGGCGCCGGAGCACCCGCGGGATATTTCTGAATAAACCCGAGAATGTCTTCTTTGGTAATGCGTCCGCCCATTCCCGTTCCGGGAACCTGGCCGAGATCGATGTTATTCTCCTTCGCGATCTTGCGGACCAGCGGGCTGGAGCGCACGCGCTCGCCTTCGCCCTCGCTGATCTCCGTTACCTTGGAAGGTTGCTGTCCATAGCCAGCGGGGGCCGTTTCGGTCTCTGTCTCATCTTTTGCTTGAGAAGCCGGAGCTGCGGGCGCCGGACGCGATGGTCCATTCGTACTCGCGGCACTGGGAGCGGGAGCAGCCTTTGCGGGTTCGGGAGCGGCAGGCTTGGCCGGAGCCGCTGCCGACGCGCCTGCGCCATCGCCGTCGATGATTCCCACAACGGTATTCACCTGCACCGTCGTACCCTCTTTGATCTTTACTTCCTTGAGCACCCCGCTGGCGGGAGCAGGGATTTCGGCGTCCACTTTGTCGGTCGAGATCTCGAAGAGCGGCTCGTCGCGCTGAACTTTGTCACCCGGTTTTTTGAGCCATTTGGTAAGAGTGCCTTCGAAGATGGATTCGCCCATCTGAGGCATGATCACGTCAGTCGGCATGTGGTCCTTCCACTAGTAGGAATCTTGGCGTAAAGGCAACCGAACATTATATCTGTTTGGCGCTTCGTAGAAGCGCAGCGCGCAGACTCTGCTGCACGGGCGCGATCTCGAAACCAAACTCACGCGTGAACCTGGAGCCATCGGCGAGAGGCGCGAGTGAACGAGTTCTGCCGGAGAGTTCGACGTGAGTCTCAGGCGCTGCAGATTCGACCGCTTGTTTCAATTGAGCAGCCGTGAGCAGCTCCGCCGGACTGTTGTAGACGATATGCTGAACGGATTCGGCCTGAGCTAGTGTGACTAGCATCCGCGCGACGTCGTTAACGTGGACGACTGTAAGTGGGTCATCAGCCGCGTAGGGCAGGGAAATGCAATGCCTCCTGCCGAGTTGTTCAAAAATCTCCGAGCGCCAGGGAGAAGAAGTATTGCGCGCCCCCGGACCAATGACGGTGGCGATCCGCAGAGCGACGAATTCAATGCTGTCATTCTTCTGCAGGGTCTCACCTGTAATTTCGACCGCTCGCTTCGCGGCGCCATAAACATCAATGGGGGCTGCCGGAGTGTGTTCCGAAATGGGAGCGTTAGTTCCGGAGCTCCCATAGACACTCGTGGAACTTCCAAAAATAAATCGTCCCACGCCGTGAGCAGTTGCACATTGAAGCAGTGCCATGCTCCCGTCGACATTCACCTCCGTCGCGCGGATGGGATCTCTTGAAGCTGCGCCGGGGAGTATTGCAGCGAGGTGAATGATCGTGTCGAAATCATGCGAGGCGAAGAGCGCGTCGAGTGATACAGAATCGGTCAGGTCACAGGCGAGAACGGCGTGTCGCGCGAGTTCACCTTCTTCATGCGATATCGGAGCAGACTCCTGTCTATCAATTGCCACGCAATCCATTCCGATTTTG encodes the following:
- a CDS encoding biotin/lipoyl-containing protein yields the protein MPTDVIMPQMGESIFEGTLTKWLKKPGDKVQRDEPLFEISTDKVDAEIPAPASGVLKEVKIKEGTTVQVNTVVGIIDGDGAGASAAAPAKPAAPEPAKAAPAPSAASTNGPSRPAPAAPASQAKDETETETAPAGYGQQPSKVTEISEGEGERVRSSPLVRKIAKENNIDLGQVPGTGMGGRITKEDILGFIQKYPAGAPAPAAQTPRPTAPSVVPSQVAAAPAPALPPPTPGDLVPMTKMRSIIAQRMAESKHTSAHVHTVFKVDMTRIVKL
- a CDS encoding NAD(P)-dependent oxidoreductase gives rise to the protein MSKILVTGAAGFIGRALCHLLRKIGMDCVAIDRQESAPISHEEGELARHAVLACDLTDSVSLDALFASHDFDTIIHLAAILPGAASRDPIRATEVNVDGSMALLQCATAHGVGRFIFGSSTSVYGSSGTNAPISEHTPAAPIDVYGAAKRAVEITGETLQKNDSIEFVALRIATVIGPGARNTSSPWRSEIFEQLGRRHCISLPYAADDPLTVVHVNDVARMLVTLAQAESVQHIVYNSPAELLTAAQLKQAVESAAPETHVELSGRTRSLAPLADGSRFTREFGFEIAPVQQSLRAALLRSAKQI